One stretch of Engystomops pustulosus unplaced genomic scaffold, aEngPut4.maternal MAT_SCAFFOLD_270, whole genome shotgun sequence DNA includes these proteins:
- the LOC140110385 gene encoding uncharacterized protein isoform X2 has protein sequence MVLQLESYIRDSMHLIEQLQDIEIHSDTLLVTMDVESLYTNIAHDIGLKAVAYHLNKQVNSEHDIIFLWQGTTGECLDFIEELNTNTINVKLTPYISNTSVEFLDLKVLTNKEKITTSLFRKKTATNNILHYNSFHPQHLKKGIPYSQMLRLKRNCSDPQDFKTEARELTNRLRARGYPKKVISQAYMRVTKISRDTLLTPKPKISKKDNEVRLITTYNNQWQDLYQILGKNWNILKSEPRLRNLINTRPTITARRAKNLKDHLTRSHFIRPISNTTGGHRIKGTYACGECNICQYMANRDTFINPIDKKEYKPRDYINCKTRNVIYLLTCTCPKIYVGQTSQPLKKRIQQHFSSINMAKKHFKQDKNLTSVATHFMNFHGSQCKGVKIFGLEKIVTNIRGGDTTPILLQRESRWIYNLNSMTPTGLNEELLFSGFYRKT, from the exons ATGGTTCTGCAATTGGAATCATACATACGAGATTCTATGCATCTCATAGAACAACTACAAGACATCGAAATCCATTCAGATACCCTCCTAGTAACAATGGATGTTGAATCGTTGTATACAAATATTGCCCATGACATAGGACTCAAAGCAGTGGCCTACCACCTGAACAAACAAGTCAACTCCGAAC ATGATATCATCTTCTTGTGGCAAGGTACAACAGGTGAATGTCTGGACTTCATAGAAGAACTGAACACCAATACCATCAATGTAAAACTGACGCCTTACATTTCCAACACTTCTGTGGAATTTCTGGATTTAAAGGTACtaacaaacaaagaaaaaataactACTTCATTATTTCGTAAAAAAACAGCTACCAATAATATCTTACATTACAACAGCTTTCATCCGCAGCATTTAAAGAAGGGGATACCCTATAGCCAAATGCTAAGACTCAAGAGGAACTGTAGTGACCCCCAAGACTTTAAAACAGAGGCAAGAGAATTGACAAACAGACTGAGGGCAAGAGGTTACCCCAAAAAAGTGATCTCCCAGGCATACATGCgagtcaccaaaatcagcagggATACGCTACTAACACCCAAACCCAAAATATCAAAGAAAGACAATGAGGTTAGACTCATAACCACCTATAACAACCAATGGCAGGATCTTTACCAAATTCTAGGAAAAAATTGGAACATACTAAAGAGTGAACCTAGACTAAGGAACCTCATAAACACAAGACCCACAATCACGGCCAGAAGAGCAAAAAATCTCAAAGATCACCTCACAAGGAGTCATTTCATCCGACCCATTTCCAACACTACAGGAGGCCACCGAATAAAAGGAACATATGCCTGTGGTGAATGCAACATCTGCCAATACATGGCAAACAGAGATACATTTATCAATCCAATTGACAAAAAGGAATACAAACCAAGAGATTACATAAATTGTAAAACAAGAAATGTAATATATCTCCTAACCTGCACGTGCCCTAAAATCTATGTGGGACAAACATCACAACCACTAAAAAAGAGAATTCAGCAACACTTTTCCTCCATAAATATGGCCAAGAAACATTTTAAACAGGACAAAAACCTAACATCGGTAGCAACACACTTCATGAACTTCCACGGAAGTCAATGCAAAGGAGTCAAGATTTTTGGTCTGGAGAAGATAGTCACCAACATCAGAGGGGGAGATACTACCCCCATCCTACTACAAAGGGAATCCAGATGGATATACAATCTCAACTCTATGACACCAACAGGACTAAACGAAGAGCTCTTGTTCTCAGGATTCTACAGAAAAAcataa
- the LOC140110385 gene encoding uncharacterized protein isoform X1, with amino-acid sequence MVLQLESYIRDSMHLIEQLQDIEIHSDTLLVTMDVESLYTNIAHDIGLKAVAYHLNKQVNSERKHDSFILDLLHFALNHNYFIFDQVYYRQISGTAMGARCAPSYANLFLGWWEETHVHPLPHFQAKVLKWYRFIDDIIFLWQGTTGECLDFIEELNTNTINVKLTPYISNTSVEFLDLKVLTNKEKITTSLFRKKTATNNILHYNSFHPQHLKKGIPYSQMLRLKRNCSDPQDFKTEARELTNRLRARGYPKKVISQAYMRVTKISRDTLLTPKPKISKKDNEVRLITTYNNQWQDLYQILGKNWNILKSEPRLRNLINTRPTITARRAKNLKDHLTRSHFIRPISNTTGGHRIKGTYACGECNICQYMANRDTFINPIDKKEYKPRDYINCKTRNVIYLLTCTCPKIYVGQTSQPLKKRIQQHFSSINMAKKHFKQDKNLTSVATHFMNFHGSQCKGVKIFGLEKIVTNIRGGDTTPILLQRESRWIYNLNSMTPTGLNEELLFSGFYRKT; translated from the coding sequence ATGGTTCTGCAATTGGAATCATACATACGAGATTCTATGCATCTCATAGAACAACTACAAGACATCGAAATCCATTCAGATACCCTCCTAGTAACAATGGATGTTGAATCGTTGTATACAAATATTGCCCATGACATAGGACTCAAAGCAGTGGCCTACCACCTGAACAAACAAGTCAACTCCGAACGTAAGCATGATTCCTTTATTTTAGATCTATTGCATTTTGCATTAAACCACAACTACTTTATATTTGATCAAGTCTATTACAGACAAATATCAGGCACAGCGATGGGTGCACGGTGTGCCCCCTCCTACGCTAATCTctttttgggatggtgggaggagacaCACGTGCACCCCTTGCCCCATTTCCAAGCTAAAGTTCTTAAATGGTATCGCTTTATAGATGATATCATCTTCTTGTGGCAAGGTACAACAGGTGAATGTCTGGACTTCATAGAAGAACTGAACACCAATACCATCAATGTAAAACTGACGCCTTACATTTCCAACACTTCTGTGGAATTTCTGGATTTAAAGGTACtaacaaacaaagaaaaaataactACTTCATTATTTCGTAAAAAAACAGCTACCAATAATATCTTACATTACAACAGCTTTCATCCGCAGCATTTAAAGAAGGGGATACCCTATAGCCAAATGCTAAGACTCAAGAGGAACTGTAGTGACCCCCAAGACTTTAAAACAGAGGCAAGAGAATTGACAAACAGACTGAGGGCAAGAGGTTACCCCAAAAAAGTGATCTCCCAGGCATACATGCgagtcaccaaaatcagcagggATACGCTACTAACACCCAAACCCAAAATATCAAAGAAAGACAATGAGGTTAGACTCATAACCACCTATAACAACCAATGGCAGGATCTTTACCAAATTCTAGGAAAAAATTGGAACATACTAAAGAGTGAACCTAGACTAAGGAACCTCATAAACACAAGACCCACAATCACGGCCAGAAGAGCAAAAAATCTCAAAGATCACCTCACAAGGAGTCATTTCATCCGACCCATTTCCAACACTACAGGAGGCCACCGAATAAAAGGAACATATGCCTGTGGTGAATGCAACATCTGCCAATACATGGCAAACAGAGATACATTTATCAATCCAATTGACAAAAAGGAATACAAACCAAGAGATTACATAAATTGTAAAACAAGAAATGTAATATATCTCCTAACCTGCACGTGCCCTAAAATCTATGTGGGACAAACATCACAACCACTAAAAAAGAGAATTCAGCAACACTTTTCCTCCATAAATATGGCCAAGAAACATTTTAAACAGGACAAAAACCTAACATCGGTAGCAACACACTTCATGAACTTCCACGGAAGTCAATGCAAAGGAGTCAAGATTTTTGGTCTGGAGAAGATAGTCACCAACATCAGAGGGGGAGATACTACCCCCATCCTACTACAAAGGGAATCCAGATGGATATACAATCTCAACTCTATGACACCAACAGGACTAAACGAAGAGCTCTTGTTCTCAGGATTCTACAGAAAAAcataa